The Salvia miltiorrhiza cultivar Shanhuang (shh) chromosome 2, IMPLAD_Smil_shh, whole genome shotgun sequence DNA window TGATATGAAATCCATATTATTTGATTGTTGATTTTGTGGGATAGTGGCCCTCACTCTACTCCTTTCTATTTGCTGAAGCTCCCCATCAATATTTGTTAGGGGTTCAccttaaatttctcaatagAAAAGCAGGTCGCTGCTAACCAACCAGGCCTGTCCAAATTGATTGCTCTTGACATTTCTGCTGCTTGTCCCAAGTCTGTCCTCTAGCATTCCTCTAGTCTCTCCTTCATCTATGTTTGACAAGTATTATTTTGATAATGACTGACCGAGCTCTCCTGCCATGCCCCCTTTGAAATAAACAAATGTAAATGGAAATGCAAAAAATTTCTAGCAAGATTACAGGAAACTCTTGCTgaacaaataaaaaacaaaactgGGTTCGAGTTCTCTGTCGTTCagtctttgaatttctttatttacttatataatttatcaaaaaaaaaaaaaaccaaaacagAGCTGGGTTTAAGCTCTTCAAACCACATTTTTGTGTTTCTGTGCTGCAGTTATATGATTAATGAAACTCTTTCAATGCAGTCAATAGGCTCCTTGCAGAAGAAGTACTCTATTGGATCATTTGAGTTGTTGAGTAAAACAGCACCAATTCAAGCTGGATCTCTCCTTGTGCTGGGTCCTATAATCGACTATTATCTTTCAGAAAACTTAATTTTGGACTATAAATTTACTTCTGGAGCCCTGGTAAGCATGAGTTTGGTTGTATAGTAAGTAAGAGCTAAGTGTGGTATATGTTTCTAACATGAGTTTGCATAATGTGCAGTTCTTCATACTTCTTTCATGTTCTCTAGCTGTGTTCTGCAATGTGAGCCAGTATCTCTGCATTGGACGGTTTTCGGCTGTTTCCTTCCAAGTTTTAGGGCACATGAAGACGGTGTGTGTGCTGACATTGGGTTGGCTGCTTTTTGATTCCGAGCTTACTATGAAGAACATAATGGGGATGGGTGTGGCGGTACTGGGCATGGTGATCTATAGTTGGGCTGTGGAAACTGAGAAGCAGCAGCCTAAGTTAATAGCCAATGCAAAGCACAGCTTAACAGAAGAAGAAATCAGATTACTGAAAGATGGTCTGGAAACGGTTCCAATTAAGGATATTGAGCTTGCTCAGCCCAAGCAATAGCCGCCCCGCCCTGcttccaccaccaccatcatcaTTTGTGTAGTACTTACTAGATTTAATTtgtcctctttttttctttttttctttttaatttaagGACTAAGCGTTGAGGGGATATGAAGTTTACGAGTAAAAGTGAGAAATTCGTTTGATTGTGGACACTGTGAAAACGAACGTGCAAGATACCTGTTTATTTAGAAATCTTTATATATAGTTGCATTTGATAAATTCTTCCACCTCAAGGGGTACCACTATTGGTATTGGAATTGAGGCTTCCTTAAATCAAATGATTTTGGTGAGAATTGCGAAAACAAGAATTACTCCCCAATCATCAAACTTATCCACCTATATCACACAACAGCCACTTTCCCACATCTTAATTGCATTATTTCTAGATTTTTTCCCCTTAAATTGTTTAACTGGTAACTTTTCTCATTCAAAATTGGATTGTGGTTCGAGCCAAAATTGATTTGAGCTATGATTCCAcaaatattatgattatgatgttagacaacaaaaatgaaaaaagaaaaataaaaataaaggggAGTATGCATCACTGCATCAGCATCAGCATCACGCCTTGTGAAGAAAAGTTCCTAAGATGTCACTGACAGTGCaaatgtatataaatatataatggaAGGGCGTTAATGTTTAGTGTTGTAACTGTTGTTACATAGATAGAGATAttcaagagagagaaaatggaaggAGAAATTGGTTTGTGGAATTACATACACACACGTGGTGTGGTGAAGGCGATGGAAACGCCCGCCAATCCGTTGGATTCACTTCCATTTCCAGGTGAGGTCTTCATCGTTTTCCATTCAATCAACCATCCATCCGCTCACGGTTCCTTCCCTTTCATTTTGATTTCGATTCATTGCCATTGTCAACTTTGTTTGATTGATTTCATCCTACCTACTAATCATACATACAGCTGTGTTGAAGCAGGTGATTTTCTGCTAATTATATTAACATCCTCTAATCTTCAATGCTGTTTTGATCTGATCCAGTTTGTAGGGGTGAGGGCTCTTTTCATCGATGGTGAAGGAGACGGAATACTATGATGTGCTGGGTGTAAGCCCCACCGCCACTGAGGCCGAGATTAAGAAAGCATATTACGTTAAGGTATGACAAGTTATCAACCCCTAATTCTATTCGTGACCTAGCTAGCATTCCCTAAAGAATGTATGATGGTGCAATGCGATCTGGTGATGTTTGTTTGGTATCAATATTAAGTGAACAATCAATTCGTTAGCTAAACATCGCATCGGATACCGATAGCGTCTGCCCCACAATCATTGACGTGCAATTGATGTTCCTCATCATCTCAATATAATGCCAGTACGATCATGTGATCCTAACTTCCTTGCCATCACCATAGCCTGTAGGTTTATGAAAATAGCCTCATTTTTTAGGGAAAAGACCAGACTTCAAAAAATGTTCAACAATGAAAGACCATCTGGAAGTCTTGGCCGGAAGGATGTGTCATTACTTTTGGGTGCACGGGGAGCAGAATAGACAAAGGAGAGGTGTTTGGAGGCAATGTACCATTGAATCCGATTAAAGCCTTGATATTTTAGCAGTGTTATAGGTGCACAGAAGAGACAGCCCAAAGTCGGATGGTCATTTTTGACAAAAGGTGGAAGTAGAAGTTAGGTGTAGGAGTTGCAAGTAAGTTCAGACTCAATGGAATTTGTGGTGTAAAATGAGGTGTTTGAGGCGTACAACTTGAAAATTTTGCACTTCTTACGCCTCGAAGTGCTCCATGTTTTTAGGGTTGGAAAAAGATTTGATAAAAACCACATTCATCCATGCATATGGGACTTAATTTTAGCTTGGACTGTTGGAGAAGGTATGCCTGATTAATCTTATGCAGCACGCTTACAGGAAGATTTAATAGGCCTGAATAATGGGCATTGATATATTCCAGGCACAATACAGTTTGTGTAATAGTAGGATGCTTGCATCTTAGAAATCACGGGTAGGGCAATGGGGATAAGCAGGCAAGAAATATATTTGACTTATGGCTGTACAGCTACGCAAACCACATCGAGTGGGGTCTGATGGGGTTAATACCAGAGCTCTTCTCCTTGTTGCTCCACCAGTTAGTGTTTGTATTTTTCTAAATTGTAACTAATtctcatcttcttcttttcaTCTTTCGAAGTTTAAGTTCTTACGCTTTATCATTGATACCTCTTATGATTATGGTAAAACCACTTCAGTCACAATTCAAAACTAGCAAATCCATGATGCGAGTCTCCAGTTTCTATTTGAATTGTGCTATTAGTTTGATTTCATAGAAATAAGATCCTTCACGTGCCTTTATGTGTTCTACCACCTCAAAGTCATGGAAGGCTCTCAGGGCCCCTTAATGATTTTTCGAAACATACAGCACATGTATATTAGGAATTTTTGAGGAAGTGAAAGAGGTccataataatgatgatgattgatggactGATAGCTTGGAATCAATAAAAAAAGGTTAAAACTTAAAACACACAAGACAGCTAACAAGCTAAGCTTACATCAATAACCTTCTCTGACAATTTACCAAAAATTTTCAAGCTTGTAAAGGGAGTTTGTTCTGGCATAATAAGAATCAATACCTTGGCATAAGAGTTAATAGAGAATCATTTAGCACAAATTATTTGCTATATTTTGTATTCTTTCTTCTGATTGAATCGATTTCTTGTGCTTCCTCATCATTTCTCATTGTTGTACGGTctcttattttctttgttttgcgGTTCTAATTCTTCTTTTCACTTCCAAATACATTATCAACTGGGTATGGTTGGATGTTGTAGGCAAGGCAGGTTCATCCAGATAAAAACCCGAATGATCCTTTGGCTGCACGGAACTTTCAGGTTGGCCCACTAACTATGACTCTCATGTGTCTTTTGAAGGCATCTTGTTGAAATTATGTTTAAGATATTGATTAAAATAATCACAAATGATTGTTATCCAGGAATACAACTAAATCTAAGGCACGGGGCAGCAACTTATTCATGATGATACATATAACTTTTATTAATAGAGTAGGATTTTCAGAGTTTACATTTATGAAACTGCTAATTTCGAATGATAAATATACATGCGTTCTTGCAGTTTTGTCAtgcttatttatgttttatttatcaAGTTTCATGTCTTAGTGAGCAGAACTTGTTAATCACTCAACTGGTGAGGTAATTACCTGGAAAGCACTTTGTGATTTTAGCTCGTTTTGTGTCATCAATTTGAAAGATTATGGCTTAAATTTAATTTCTGTCAGGTTTGAGAGaaactataaaatttaattatgtctttgAAAAGGATTTCCTTTCCTTTGACGTCAAAAGTTTTAACTATCTTATTCCTGACCATCATTTTCTTGAAGTCAACAAATGAATGAAATACTGATAGCCTTTTCATTTGTTTGAAAAATTGCACACACATTGAAAAACTTATTCTGGCACATCCAAATTTTACTGTAGATTGAAAATAGATGAGTTATTGGTCAGTTTTATGTTGCTCAGTATTTGCTGAGAGTTCTTCCTGTCTTTAACATTTTCAATCAGTGTCTTGCCTTTGATATCAGATATTGGGAGAGGCATATCAAGTGCTGAGTGATCCTGCCCAAAGACAAAAATACGATGCTCATGGGAAGGCTGGAATCTCAGCGTGAGTGTGTTTTGGATTTGTGCATTCTACAAAACACATTGTCCTGAAATTATTTACAACCTTTGCCTACTAAGACCCATTTTCGTGAATGTCTCTCTTTGTTGCTAATTCTTTTCAGAGACTCAATTATTGATCCTGCAGCAATCTTCGCCATGCTTTTTGGAAGTGAGCTTTTTGAGGAATACATTGGCAAGCTCGCCATGGCATCTATTGCTTCGTTGGATGTTTTTACAGAGACTGAAAACGTTGATGCAAAAATGTTGCAGGAGAAGTTGCGGGTAAAATGCCTTATGCTTTGTAGTTTATTGCATCACGCAAGCTTATCTGTATCTATCTACTCCAGTTATTatgttaataaaaataaaaaggtttCAGGGATGGATGGTATAACAGGAAAGTGGGGTTAGGAGGGGGATGATTTGTACTGTATGCTTTCTGCTTTTAAGTTCATTCTAAAGTAGCCTTAAACATATTGTAAATATTAGAGACTTCTTGTTCTATTTTCTACCTTGTTGTAAGCTCAAGCTCGAGCTGATAATAAACAATTCGAGCTTGAGTTTGGAAATAATCACGTTAGCTCAACTAGGTTACACCTTTTGGTAGGCTTTTCTCATAGAAAGATGGATTAGGTGGGCACATGGTCAGCTGATAGAGTtaaagagtaaaacaagaacaCTCCAAAGAACAGGAACGAGCAATGATATTTCTGAATATTAACTGAACAGGAATGATCAGAAAGTAACAGGAAGGAAGAAGAACACGATCAGGAGAAGGGTTCTCCT harbors:
- the LOC131011047 gene encoding UDP-rhamnose/UDP-galactose transporter 2-like — encoded protein: MEAEKKPSAVSDVGAWAMNVISSVGIIMANKQLMSNNGYAFSFATTLTGFHFAVTALVGMISNATGFSASKHVPFWELLWFSIVANMSITGMNLSLMLNSVGFYQISKLSMIPVVCILEWILHSKQYSSQVKLSVVVVVIGVGVCTVTDVKVNAKGFICACVAVLSTSLQQISIGSLQKKYSIGSFELLSKTAPIQAGSLLVLGPIIDYYLSENLILDYKFTSGALFFILLSCSLAVFCNVSQYLCIGRFSAVSFQVLGHMKTVCVLTLGWLLFDSELTMKNIMGMGVAVLGMVIYSWAVETEKQQPKLIANAKHSLTEEEIRLLKDGLETVPIKDIELAQPKQ